One segment of Niabella beijingensis DNA contains the following:
- a CDS encoding VOC family protein, which produces MQIDHIAIWADDLEQLRRFYTNYFHAVSSERYHNPRREFYSYFLSFGSGGSRIELMQMPQISDAGPKRGYTKGIAHIAISVGGKEQVDQLTEQLRADGFTIAGEPRTTGDGYYESVVLDPEGNVVELVA; this is translated from the coding sequence ATGCAGATCGATCACATAGCTATCTGGGCAGACGACCTCGAACAATTACGCCGCTTTTACACCAATTATTTCCATGCTGTGAGCAGCGAACGCTATCACAATCCCCGCAGGGAATTCTACTCCTATTTTCTTTCCTTTGGCAGCGGGGGAAGTCGTATTGAACTGATGCAGATGCCACAGATCAGCGATGCGGGACCAAAACGAGGCTATACCAAAGGGATCGCACACATTGCGATCTCGGTAGGCGGCAAAGAGCAGGTAGACCAATTAACGGAGCAGCTGCGGGCAGATGGTTTTACCATTGCAGGCGAACCTAGAACCACCGGTGACGGCTATTACGAAAGTGTGGTGCTGGATCCTGAAGGCAATGTGGTAGAGCTGGTAGCCTGA
- a CDS encoding choice-of-anchor I family protein codes for MKHRMTLLLTVLLGMTACDRSDNDITPEEMIMEDPSTFKSVGQIDVGDQGAAEISAYDPATKRLFVVNNSAGVDNETATNFIDVVDISNPAAPKKIHSISLAPYGGAVNSLGVSAGKVAAAIQASVKTDNGKVVVFNTSDYTEVKSITVGALPDMITYTPDGNYILTANEGEPTTESYAVDPEGTVSIISVKENYAVTTVNFAAFAGKRAALEAKGFRIFGKTNDFVKDIEPEYITVSSDSKTAWITLQENNGIAKMDITSKTITEIFPLGFKDYNMAGNEIDVSDEDGKTELKNWPVKGVYMPDGIAVTEVGGIPYLFTANEGDAREWGDFEEPVRIKDVKLDAAAFPDAAALQAKAVLGRLNITKFLGDKDGDGDYDELYSFGARSFSVWNGLTGAQVYDSKNELDKKLVAAGKYDDGRSDDKSIEPEGMAIGKVGTTPVAFVGMERVDAVAVYDISDPKQPKFLQLLESGDAPEGVLFIPAKDSPTKKSLLVVSSEDDGVVKLFSPAG; via the coding sequence ATGAAACATCGGATGACACTGCTTTTGACAGTGCTGCTTGGAATGACGGCCTGCGATCGCAGCGACAATGATATCACCCCGGAAGAGATGATTATGGAAGATCCTTCCACTTTTAAAAGTGTGGGACAAATTGATGTAGGCGATCAGGGCGCTGCAGAGATATCGGCTTATGACCCGGCTACAAAGCGGCTGTTTGTGGTGAACAACAGCGCCGGTGTTGATAATGAAACGGCCACCAATTTTATTGATGTAGTGGATATCAGCAATCCTGCTGCACCCAAAAAGATCCATTCCATCAGCCTGGCGCCCTATGGCGGCGCGGTAAACAGTCTTGGTGTTTCCGCCGGTAAAGTGGCTGCGGCCATACAGGCTTCCGTAAAAACAGATAACGGCAAAGTGGTTGTGTTCAATACTTCGGATTATACAGAAGTAAAATCGATAACGGTAGGTGCCCTGCCGGATATGATCACCTATACGCCGGATGGCAATTATATTCTTACCGCCAATGAAGGTGAGCCCACTACAGAAAGCTATGCAGTGGATCCCGAAGGAACGGTTTCCATTATTTCCGTTAAGGAGAACTATGCTGTAACCACAGTGAACTTTGCGGCGTTTGCCGGAAAACGTGCGGCCCTGGAGGCAAAGGGATTCCGCATTTTCGGCAAGACCAATGATTTCGTAAAGGACATTGAGCCGGAATATATAACCGTTTCCTCCGATTCAAAAACAGCATGGATCACCCTGCAGGAAAACAACGGCATCGCTAAAATGGATATCACATCCAAAACAATAACGGAAATTTTTCCGCTGGGTTTTAAGGATTATAATATGGCCGGCAATGAGATAGATGTAAGTGATGAGGATGGAAAGACCGAGTTAAAGAACTGGCCGGTTAAAGGCGTATATATGCCGGATGGGATTGCCGTAACGGAAGTAGGCGGTATTCCCTATTTATTTACGGCCAATGAAGGGGATGCCCGTGAGTGGGGTGACTTTGAAGAGCCGGTACGGATAAAAGATGTAAAGCTGGATGCGGCAGCTTTTCCGGATGCGGCTGCATTACAGGCAAAAGCAGTACTGGGCCGCCTGAACATTACAAAATTCCTGGGAGATAAAGATGGCGACGGTGATTATGACGAACTGTATTCCTTTGGTGCCCGTTCTTTCAGTGTATGGAATGGCCTTACCGGTGCCCAGGTTTATGACAGTAAAAACGAACTGGATAAAAAACTGGTCGCCGCCGGAAAGTATGACGATGGAAGAAGCGACGACAAGTCTATTGAGCCGGAAGGCATGGCCATCGGTAAGGTAGGAACAACGCCCGTTGCATTTGTTGGAATGGAACGGGTAGACGCTGTAGCAGTTTACGATATCAGTGATCCAAAACAACCGAAGTTTTTGCAATTGCTGGAGTCCGGTGATGCTCCGGAAGGGGTACTGTTTATTCCTGCCAAGGACAGCCCTACAAAGAAATCGCTGCTCGTGGTGAGCAGTGAAGATGACGGCGTGGTAAAATTATTCAGTCCGGCCGGCTGA
- a CDS encoding family 78 glycoside hydrolase catalytic domain: MAVEIPGRTEMKMVNGRTSNGRFETGGRRCRRIETFKTDNDKMMPIPRMLKICAALFLLLPTLGSVAQAPLLPVNLKVEYLERPMGLDIQQPRFSWTLQSTNKQLYGQKQTAYRILVASSLKKLDANIGDLWDSEWKPSAQMGQVVFQGVPLHSDRRYYWKVAVRDEKNAVSGWSESTYWHTGIIRPQEWKAGWIGSPVVFDPAQPDCNIPDPWLRKSFSLEKLPGQAVLFVASAGFHELYVNGKRVGDAVMATAVTDLTKRARYVSYDIAPYLSKGRNVIGLWLGTSWSIHGPYITKDRPNTPIVAAQVDFYENADPGPEARPFASVHTDATWKVKSSPSRLLGVWNSNRMGGELWDANLDEPQWNTIGYADEDWRNATSYDPKLKISAQQVEQNRLFDEIRPVSVKKINDSTYRVDMGVNFAGWTTIDLEGKPGHRAELLFSERENMEMTFGLHSAYIFDKTGKGTFKNRFNYGSGRWITIKGVTKEPEPGAIKGWMARTAYKDAATFSCSDPLQNWIYNTVRWTYENLSLGGFIVDCPQRERLGYGGDAHATCETGMLNYQVGALYTKWMEDWRDVSGTESIVGNMYDTAFARKEVMSGRHLHKGILPHTAPTYMGGGGPAWGGIVVTLPWYFYRQYGDETILRKNFSIIRNWVDFLESNTRDGILQRFGGRWDFLGDWLWPNATAEGMNNDSPQNGCFNNLYRIYNLRIAAKIADQIGEKEWAAKWNGQAEAFSTIIHKKFFNPADTSYADGSMGNLVAALLADVVPDTDKKQVWTRLENEIRVRRKGHIHVGITGGALLFKLLREQNRQDLLFEMTSKTDYPGWGYMKANGATTIWEMWEKDLPGHSLLHSSFLYPGAWYIDGLAGIKVDKPGYERFIIQPPGIETSKLSWAKATFESPAGLIKSNWSRTNGKLHMEVAIPPNSTALLKIADTDGLLLKEKKDAIRVIEKRDGITVYELQSGSYSF; the protein is encoded by the coding sequence GTGGCAGTGGAGATACCGGGACGGACGGAAATGAAAATGGTGAACGGAAGAACATCCAATGGCCGCTTTGAAACCGGAGGAAGGAGATGCCGCAGGATTGAAACATTCAAAACAGATAACGATAAAATGATGCCAATACCGCGTATGCTTAAAATATGTGCTGCCCTTTTTCTGCTGTTGCCAACTCTGGGGTCCGTGGCGCAGGCGCCGTTGCTTCCCGTAAACCTGAAAGTGGAATACCTGGAAAGGCCCATGGGACTGGATATTCAGCAGCCCCGGTTCAGCTGGACATTGCAGAGCACAAACAAGCAGCTGTACGGGCAAAAGCAAACAGCATACCGCATACTGGTGGCCAGCTCGTTGAAAAAGCTGGATGCCAATATCGGGGACCTGTGGGATTCCGAATGGAAGCCATCGGCACAAATGGGACAGGTCGTTTTCCAGGGAGTGCCACTGCATTCCGATCGCAGGTACTACTGGAAGGTAGCCGTCAGGGATGAAAAAAATGCCGTCTCCGGCTGGAGTGAAAGCACGTACTGGCATACAGGGATCATCCGTCCGCAGGAATGGAAGGCAGGGTGGATCGGATCCCCGGTGGTCTTTGATCCGGCACAACCGGACTGCAATATCCCGGATCCCTGGCTGCGGAAATCGTTCTCCCTGGAAAAACTTCCGGGGCAGGCGGTGCTGTTTGTTGCTTCCGCAGGGTTTCATGAGCTGTATGTAAACGGAAAGCGGGTAGGGGATGCGGTAATGGCAACAGCGGTAACAGATCTTACGAAACGTGCCCGTTATGTTTCCTATGATATTGCCCCCTACCTGAGCAAAGGCAGGAATGTGATCGGTCTCTGGCTGGGCACTTCCTGGTCCATACACGGACCTTATATAACAAAAGACCGGCCCAATACTCCGATCGTGGCCGCACAGGTGGACTTCTATGAAAATGCGGATCCGGGCCCTGAAGCCCGGCCCTTTGCTTCGGTTCATACGGATGCGACCTGGAAAGTTAAAAGCAGTCCGAGCCGGCTATTGGGCGTCTGGAATTCCAACAGGATGGGAGGAGAGCTCTGGGATGCCAATCTTGATGAACCGCAGTGGAACACCATCGGCTATGCGGATGAAGACTGGCGGAATGCTACCAGCTATGATCCCAAACTGAAAATATCCGCCCAGCAGGTAGAACAGAACCGGCTTTTTGATGAGATCCGGCCGGTATCGGTCAAAAAGATCAATGACAGTACCTACCGGGTGGACATGGGCGTCAACTTCGCCGGCTGGACAACGATTGATCTTGAAGGAAAGCCGGGCCACCGGGCGGAGCTGCTTTTTTCCGAACGGGAGAATATGGAAATGACCTTTGGTCTGCACAGTGCCTATATTTTTGATAAAACAGGCAAAGGCACTTTTAAGAATCGGTTCAATTACGGCTCCGGCCGGTGGATCACTATAAAAGGTGTAACGAAAGAACCGGAGCCCGGCGCCATTAAAGGATGGATGGCCCGGACCGCCTATAAGGATGCGGCTACCTTCAGCTGTTCGGATCCTTTGCAGAACTGGATTTATAATACCGTGCGGTGGACGTATGAGAACCTGTCGCTAGGCGGGTTTATCGTAGACTGCCCCCAGCGGGAACGCCTGGGCTACGGAGGTGATGCCCATGCAACCTGTGAAACAGGAATGCTGAATTATCAGGTGGGTGCGCTTTATACCAAGTGGATGGAAGACTGGCGGGATGTAAGCGGTACCGAATCCATTGTGGGTAATATGTATGACACGGCATTTGCCAGAAAGGAAGTGATGAGTGGCCGTCATCTTCATAAAGGTATTCTGCCGCATACGGCGCCTACCTATATGGGCGGCGGCGGTCCGGCATGGGGCGGTATTGTGGTAACGCTGCCCTGGTACTTTTACCGCCAGTATGGAGATGAAACGATCCTCCGGAAGAACTTTTCCATTATCCGCAACTGGGTCGATTTTCTGGAAAGCAATACACGCGACGGCATACTGCAGCGCTTTGGCGGAAGATGGGATTTCCTGGGCGACTGGCTCTGGCCAAATGCCACAGCGGAAGGGATGAACAATGATTCGCCCCAGAACGGGTGCTTTAATAACCTGTACCGCATCTATAACCTGCGGATCGCAGCAAAGATCGCGGACCAGATCGGCGAAAAGGAATGGGCAGCAAAATGGAACGGTCAGGCAGAAGCTTTCAGCACCATCATCCATAAAAAATTCTTCAACCCGGCGGATACTTCCTATGCAGATGGTTCGATGGGCAACCTCGTTGCGGCCCTGCTTGCAGACGTGGTTCCTGATACGGATAAAAAACAGGTTTGGACCCGGCTGGAAAATGAGATACGGGTGCGCCGGAAAGGACACATCCATGTGGGGATAACAGGTGGTGCGCTGCTGTTCAAACTGCTGCGGGAGCAGAACCGGCAGGACCTGTTATTTGAAATGACCTCCAAAACGGATTATCCGGGCTGGGGATATATGAAGGCGAATGGCGCCACAACAATCTGGGAAATGTGGGAAAAAGACCTGCCGGGGCATTCACTGCTGCACAGCTCTTTTTTATATCCCGGCGCCTGGTACATCGATGGTCTGGCCGGTATTAAGGTGGATAAACCGGGCTATGAACGATTTATTATTCAGCCCCCCGGGATCGAAACATCAAAACTGAGCTGGGCAAAAGCAACCTTTGAATCGCCCGCAGGGCTGATCAAAAGCAACTGGAGCCGAACGAACGGAAAACTTCATATGGAAGTGGCGATTCCCCCGAACAGTACGGCCTTGCTGAAGATCGCAGATACTGACGGCCTGCTGCTGAAAGAAAAGAAAGATGCGATCCGTGTGATAGAAAAACGGGATGGCATAACCGTTTACGAACTACAATCCGGATCCTATAGTTTCTGA
- a CDS encoding helix-turn-helix domain-containing protein encodes MAIVYLTGIIITFFLSSLLLTKKRKAKADYILAAWLFFLGLHLFLFYVVLTKKYEDWPFLLGISIPFPLAHGPFLYLYTAALTNQFPRKSRWIWHFLPVLVLYVLLAGFLTLPGSGKIYVYEHEGRGYEQEAVYIFAAIVLSGIAYIILSLLLLRKHRKRILEQYAATEKVNLNWLRYLILGIGVIWAVVIWGNEASIYTVVVFFILFIGYFGIKQVGILNRPEEVIIPPVAATYPDPPETNELIIAETPQTAPKKYQKSRLSQDAIEKIQAGLKQLMEQERLFTNPELTLSDLSQRLAIHPNILSQVINSTEEKNFYDYVNTLRVEAFLKLLAEPANKKYTLLSLAFDCGFNSKASFNRNFKKYQGLTPTEYQKQVEQEGL; translated from the coding sequence TTGGCTATCGTTTATTTAACCGGCATTATTATCACCTTCTTCCTGTCCTCTCTTTTACTAACCAAAAAAAGAAAGGCAAAGGCCGATTATATTCTCGCTGCATGGCTGTTCTTCTTAGGGCTGCATCTTTTTTTGTTTTACGTGGTGCTTACAAAAAAATACGAGGACTGGCCGTTCCTGCTGGGCATCAGTATTCCGTTCCCGCTTGCGCACGGACCTTTTTTATACCTCTATACTGCTGCACTTACGAATCAATTCCCCCGGAAAAGCCGGTGGATCTGGCATTTTCTGCCGGTACTGGTCCTTTATGTGCTGCTGGCCGGTTTTTTAACGCTGCCGGGCTCCGGAAAAATATATGTATATGAACACGAAGGCAGGGGCTATGAACAGGAGGCGGTCTATATATTCGCAGCGATCGTTCTCTCCGGCATCGCTTACATCATCCTTTCATTATTACTTTTAAGAAAACACCGGAAGCGCATCCTGGAACAATATGCAGCTACTGAAAAAGTAAACCTGAACTGGCTCCGGTACCTGATCCTGGGTATCGGCGTCATCTGGGCGGTTGTTATCTGGGGGAATGAAGCATCCATTTATACGGTGGTCGTTTTTTTTATCCTGTTCATCGGCTATTTCGGGATCAAGCAGGTAGGCATCCTTAACCGTCCGGAAGAAGTAATAATACCACCGGTTGCAGCAACATACCCGGATCCTCCGGAAACAAATGAATTGATTATAGCCGAAACGCCGCAAACCGCCCCTAAAAAATACCAGAAATCGCGGCTGAGCCAGGATGCAATTGAAAAGATACAGGCCGGACTCAAACAGTTAATGGAACAGGAACGCCTGTTCACCAACCCCGAATTAACCCTGAGCGATCTGAGCCAGCGGTTAGCGATACACCCGAATATCCTGTCGCAGGTGATCAACTCCACGGAAGAAAAAAATTTTTATGATTACGTGAATACCCTTCGTGTGGAGGCGTTTTTAAAACTGCTGGCAGAACCGGCAAATAAAAAATACACGCTGCTTTCGCTGGCATTTGACTGCGGCTTTAACTCAAAAGCTTCTTTTAACAGGAACTTCAAAAAATACCAGGGTCTTACCCCTACCGAATACCAGAAACAAGTAGAGCAGGAGGGCTTATAA
- a CDS encoding alpha/beta fold hydrolase, with amino-acid sequence MIFKNYFLVPALLTFVFSCSTKDRTITGPGNLVAKTVDQDPGLPAIQVNNSLLHSEAFGPAGATMIVALHGGPGADYRYLLPCKDLAARGYRVVFYDQRGSGLSQRFPKKSYTAPGAKAMDQLYDELNAVIEHYRTRPDQKVVLLGHSWGGMLASGFTGKYPGRVQGLIVCEPGGLQWKDVEHYVKDSRSMKLWSEVLNDAAYLDQFINGKEDQHEILDYKMSMLSSKNEITGEGAFDPTVSWRDGAVIMDALFDVGEKYNTDFSAGLNDFKKPVLFFYSEKNRAYPDSWAQRITAAYPSVSRVKVPGVGHDGIITNQKAWTGTTLPQILTYLSTLQ; translated from the coding sequence ATGATCTTTAAAAACTATTTTTTAGTACCCGCACTTCTTACTTTTGTTTTTTCGTGCTCCACAAAAGACAGGACGATCACCGGCCCCGGCAACCTTGTGGCCAAAACAGTGGATCAGGATCCGGGCCTGCCTGCGATACAGGTAAATAATTCCCTGCTGCATTCGGAAGCATTCGGACCAGCGGGTGCCACCATGATTGTGGCCCTACATGGCGGCCCGGGAGCCGACTACCGCTACCTGCTCCCCTGTAAGGATCTTGCCGCCAGGGGATACCGCGTGGTATTCTACGACCAGCGCGGCTCCGGGCTTTCCCAACGATTCCCCAAAAAATCATATACGGCACCCGGCGCAAAGGCCATGGACCAGCTATACGACGAGCTGAATGCCGTCATAGAACATTATCGTACCCGTCCTGATCAGAAAGTGGTGCTGCTGGGACATTCCTGGGGCGGTATGCTGGCATCCGGTTTTACCGGGAAATACCCCGGGCGTGTACAGGGACTCATCGTATGTGAACCGGGCGGACTGCAATGGAAGGATGTAGAACATTATGTAAAAGATTCGCGGTCGATGAAATTATGGAGCGAGGTATTGAATGATGCCGCATACCTCGACCAGTTCATCAATGGCAAGGAGGACCAGCATGAAATACTCGATTATAAAATGTCGATGCTCAGTTCCAAAAACGAGATCACCGGAGAAGGCGCCTTCGACCCTACTGTTTCCTGGCGGGATGGCGCCGTTATCATGGATGCCCTTTTTGACGTTGGCGAAAAATACAACACCGATTTTTCTGCCGGTCTGAATGACTTTAAAAAACCGGTACTTTTTTTCTACAGCGAAAAGAACAGGGCCTATCCGGATTCCTGGGCGCAGCGGATAACAGCGGCCTACCCTTCCGTAAGCCGGGTTAAAGTGCCGGGTGTGGGGCATGACGGCATCATCACCAATCAGAAGGCCTGGACCGGAACCACCCTGCCGCAGATCCTCACCTACCTCAGCACGCTCCAGTAA